Proteins encoded together in one Anaerotignum propionicum DSM 1682 window:
- a CDS encoding 4Fe-4S binding protein encodes MAHKIGPECIGCGACAGECPTSCIVDAGGVFEIKAADCIDCGTCVGACPTGAIKPE; translated from the coding sequence ATGGCTCACAAAATCGGACCTGAATGTATCGGTTGTGGCGCTTGTGCTGGCGAATGTCCTACAAGCTGTATCGTTGACGCTGGCGGTGTTTTTGAAATTAAAGCTGCTGATTGCATTGATTGCGGTACATGTGTTGGTGCCTGTCCTACAGGTGCAATTAAACCCGAATAA
- the rpmG gene encoding 50S ribosomal protein L33 yields MEVESLRTRITLACTECKQRNYSTTKDKKTMPDRMEIKKYCKFCKAHTLHKETK; encoded by the coding sequence ATGGAGGTGGAGAGCTTGAGAACAAGAATTACCTTAGCCTGCACAGAGTGCAAACAAAGAAATTACAGCACTACCAAGGACAAGAAAACTATGCCTGACAGAATGGAAATCAAAAAGTATTGTAAGTTCTGTAAAGCCCATACATTACACAAGGAAACAAAGTAA
- the rplK gene encoding 50S ribosomal protein L11, which yields MAKKVTGYIKLQIPAAKATPAPPVGPALGQHGVNIMGFCKEFNERTASQAGLIIPVVITVYQDRSYTFITKTPPAAVLLKKACGIESGSGVPNKTKVAKVSKAKVMEIAELKMPDLNAANIDTAYSMICGTARSMGIVVEE from the coding sequence ATGGCAAAGAAGGTAACAGGTTATATCAAATTACAGATTCCAGCAGCGAAGGCAACACCCGCTCCTCCTGTTGGTCCTGCGTTAGGTCAGCATGGTGTAAACATCATGGGCTTTTGTAAAGAATTTAATGAAAGAACAGCTTCTCAGGCAGGTTTAATTATCCCTGTTGTTATTACTGTATATCAGGATAGAAGCTATACTTTTATTACAAAAACACCCCCTGCAGCAGTTCTTTTGAAGAAGGCTTGCGGTATTGAATCCGGTTCCGGTGTACCTAACAAAACAAAAGTTGCTAAGGTTTCCAAAGCTAAGGTTATGGAAATTGCAGAGCTGAAAATGCCTGACTTGAATGCAGCCAATATTGATACTGCATACAGCATGATTTGCGGTACAGCAAGAAGCATGGGTATCGTTGTTGAAGAATAA
- the rplJ gene encoding 50S ribosomal protein L10, translated as MAKIEQKQVVVNEIKEKLEKAASVVMVDARGLTVDQDTVLRKQLREAGVDYKVYKNTMVHFAIQGTQFEGLDQYLSGPSAFAFSYGEATAAAAILNKVAKDAKALEFKAGVIEGVVYDAEGMKLVADIPSKEVLLSKLLGSFKSPMSSFARVIDQIAKKDAAAE; from the coding sequence ATGGCAAAGATTGAACAAAAACAGGTTGTCGTTAATGAAATCAAAGAAAAGCTGGAAAAAGCGGCTTCCGTAGTTATGGTAGACGCAAGAGGCTTGACTGTTGATCAGGACACAGTTCTTAGAAAGCAGTTGAGAGAAGCAGGTGTTGACTATAAAGTTTACAAAAACACAATGGTGCACTTTGCAATTCAAGGTACACAGTTTGAAGGTTTGGATCAGTATCTGTCCGGCCCTAGTGCATTCGCATTCAGCTATGGCGAAGCAACTGCAGCAGCAGCAATCCTGAATAAGGTTGCGAAAGATGCAAAAGCTTTGGAATTTAAAGCTGGTGTAATTGAAGGCGTTGTATATGACGCTGAAGGCATGAAGCTTGTTGCTGATATCCCTTCCAAAGAAGTGTTGCTTTCCAAGCTTTTGGGCAGCTTCAAGAGCCCTATGTCCTCTTTCGCACGCGTTATCGATCAGATCGCAAAGAAAGATGCGGCAGCAGAATAA
- a CDS encoding DMT family transporter, which yields MSQRQKGILCIILSSFSFAMMNLFVHMAGELPSIQKSFFRNFIAMLFALAILLKEKPVVSLDKESKRYLIYRSVFGTIGIVCNFYAVDHMLLSDASLLNKMSPFFSVLFAILFLKEKINLFQLFSIIFAFIGALFVIKPTGINLNTLPANLNTLPALVGLFGGICAGAAYTFVRAMGQRGVQGPVIVFFFSTFSCLVTLPYLVFQFHPMSLYQTVMLLLTGLAATGGQFGITAAYCYAPAKEISVFDYSQIPFAALLGFVFFGQIPDLYSWFGYFIICGTALAMFLYLNEHFHKSKEVLTK from the coding sequence ATGAGTCAACGTCAAAAGGGCATCTTGTGCATCATCCTGTCCTCCTTTTCTTTCGCCATGATGAATCTTTTTGTTCATATGGCAGGGGAATTGCCCTCAATTCAAAAGAGCTTTTTCCGAAATTTTATCGCAATGCTATTTGCCCTTGCAATCTTACTTAAGGAAAAGCCCGTTGTCTCTTTAGACAAAGAGTCCAAGAGATATTTAATCTACCGTTCTGTATTTGGTACCATTGGCATCGTATGTAATTTTTATGCCGTTGACCATATGTTACTCTCAGATGCATCTTTACTAAATAAGATGTCACCGTTTTTTTCTGTTTTATTTGCAATATTATTTTTGAAGGAAAAAATCAATTTATTTCAACTATTTTCAATTATTTTTGCTTTTATCGGCGCACTGTTTGTGATTAAGCCAACTGGCATAAACCTAAACACCCTTCCAGCAAACCTAAACACCCTTCCAGCTTTGGTTGGTCTATTCGGGGGTATTTGTGCAGGAGCCGCTTACACCTTCGTGCGGGCCATGGGTCAAAGAGGTGTACAGGGGCCCGTAATCGTATTCTTTTTTTCCACCTTCTCCTGTTTGGTTACATTGCCTTACTTAGTCTTTCAATTCCATCCCATGAGCCTTTACCAAACAGTCATGCTGCTTCTTACAGGACTTGCTGCAACAGGCGGGCAATTTGGTATCACTGCCGCTTATTGCTACGCACCTGCAAAGGAAATCTCTGTTTTTGACTACTCACAAATTCCCTTTGCCGCTTTATTGGGTTTTGTTTTTTTCGGTCAAATACCCGATTTATATAGTTGGTTTGGCTATTTCATTATTTGTGGCACAGCCTTGGCAATGTTTTTGTATTTAAACGAGCATTTTCATAAAAGTAAGGAAGTCCTTACTAAATAG
- a CDS encoding TIGR03905 family TSCPD domain-containing protein, which produces MHYSFNTKGICATKLEFDVEDGVVKNVSFIGGCDGNHKGLAALAEGMTPDEASKRLKGISCGMRKSSCPDQLAEALEEFINNQ; this is translated from the coding sequence ATGCATTATAGCTTTAATACGAAAGGGATTTGTGCCACGAAGTTGGAATTTGATGTGGAAGATGGTGTGGTGAAAAACGTATCCTTTATTGGCGGCTGTGATGGCAACCATAAGGGCTTGGCAGCATTGGCTGAGGGCATGACGCCGGACGAGGCTTCAAAGAGATTAAAGGGAATTTCTTGTGGGATGAGAAAAAGCAGCTGTCCCGATCAGTTGGCAGAGGCTTTAGAGGAGTTTATAAACAATCAATAA
- the rplL gene encoding 50S ribosomal protein L7/L12 encodes MTIEEIIAAVKELTVLELNDLVKAAEEEFGVSAAAGVAVAAGPAAAAEEKTEFDVELTDVGAEKIKVIKVVREVTGLGLKEAKEAVDGAPKVLKEQASKEEAEAIKAKLEEVGAKVTLK; translated from the coding sequence TTGACAATTGAAGAAATTATTGCAGCTGTAAAAGAACTTACAGTATTAGAACTGAATGACTTGGTAAAGGCAGCAGAAGAAGAATTCGGCGTATCCGCAGCAGCTGGTGTAGCAGTAGCAGCTGGCCCTGCAGCAGCAGCTGAAGAAAAAACAGAATTCGACGTTGAATTGACAGACGTTGGCGCTGAAAAGATCAAAGTTATTAAGGTTGTTCGTGAAGTAACAGGTCTTGGCTTGAAAGAAGCTAAGGAAGCTGTAGACGGCGCTCCTAAGGTTCTGAAAGAACAGGCTTCCAAAGAAGAAGCTGAAGCTATCAAAGCTAAGTTGGAAGAAGTAGGCGCAAAGGTTACATTGAAGTAA
- the secE gene encoding preprotein translocase subunit SecE yields the protein MEEKQNINQTSETKQAKPKQVKKNSDRDGFAEYKAEFKKIIWPGRPEIAKKTFTVIVTSLILGVLIFCMDSVFSAGYSAIIGLLG from the coding sequence ATGGAAGAAAAGCAAAACATTAACCAAACGAGCGAAACGAAACAAGCAAAGCCGAAGCAAGTAAAGAAAAACAGTGACAGAGATGGCTTCGCGGAGTACAAGGCTGAATTTAAAAAAATTATTTGGCCCGGCCGTCCTGAAATTGCGAAGAAAACGTTTACCGTTATTGTTACTTCCCTAATTCTCGGTGTTCTCATTTTTTGTATGGATTCGGTATTCTCAGCCGGATACAGTGCGATTATCGGACTTTTGGGTTAA
- the nusG gene encoding transcription termination/antitermination protein NusG: MSEEINKPEEIKISAESKWYVVHTYSGYENKVKANIEKTVENRGMQDQIHEISVPLQDVVEIKDGQKKTVQRKVFPGYVLIKMIMNDETWYVVRNTRGVTSFVGPGSKPVPLTDMEVRAMGIGGEVENLDIALGEPVRVVSGPFADSVGQIKEINTNKKIVVVSLSIFGRETPVELDFTQITKI, from the coding sequence ATGTCTGAAGAAATCAACAAGCCAGAAGAAATCAAAATATCTGCCGAATCAAAATGGTACGTTGTACATACCTACTCTGGGTATGAAAACAAAGTAAAAGCCAATATTGAAAAAACGGTTGAAAACAGAGGCATGCAGGATCAAATTCATGAGATCAGTGTACCTTTGCAGGATGTTGTGGAGATTAAGGACGGACAGAAAAAAACTGTTCAGCGCAAGGTCTTTCCCGGCTATGTGCTGATAAAAATGATTATGAACGATGAAACATGGTATGTAGTCAGAAACACAAGAGGCGTTACAAGTTTTGTTGGCCCCGGTTCCAAGCCTGTGCCTTTGACCGATATGGAAGTAAGAGCAATGGGTATTGGTGGCGAGGTGGAAAATCTGGATATAGCATTGGGCGAGCCTGTCCGTGTTGTTTCCGGACCTTTTGCGGATTCTGTTGGTCAGATTAAAGAAATCAATACCAATAAGAAAATCGTTGTGGTCAGTCTTTCCATCTTCGGCAGAGAAACACCGGTTGAGCTTGATTTCACTCAGATTACCAAGATTTAA
- the rplA gene encoding 50S ribosomal protein L1, whose amino-acid sequence MKRGKKYNEVTKLVDKAMLYDTNDAIDLVQKTSVTKFDATVEAHIRLGVDSRHADQQVRGAVVLPHGTGKTVRVLVFAKGDKAEEALAAGADFVGAEDLIPKIQNDNWFGFDVAVATPDMMGVVGRLGRVLGPKGLMPNPKAGTVTMDVTKAINDIKAGKIEYRLDKTNIIHVPVGKVSFGSEKLEENFQTLMSAIIKAKPSAAKGQYLKSVVLSTTMGPGVKVNPAKISE is encoded by the coding sequence GTGAAAAGAGGAAAAAAATATAACGAGGTTACAAAACTCGTTGATAAGGCAATGCTTTACGATACAAATGACGCAATCGATTTGGTTCAGAAAACATCTGTTACAAAGTTCGATGCAACAGTAGAAGCGCATATTCGTTTGGGTGTTGACAGCAGACATGCTGATCAGCAGGTTCGTGGTGCTGTTGTTCTTCCACACGGTACAGGCAAAACAGTTCGTGTATTGGTATTCGCAAAAGGTGATAAAGCAGAAGAAGCTTTAGCAGCTGGCGCAGATTTCGTAGGAGCAGAAGATTTGATCCCCAAAATCCAGAATGATAACTGGTTTGGATTCGATGTTGCTGTTGCAACACCTGACATGATGGGTGTTGTTGGTCGTTTAGGCCGTGTTTTGGGTCCCAAAGGCTTGATGCCTAACCCCAAGGCTGGTACTGTAACTATGGACGTTACAAAGGCTATTAACGATATTAAAGCAGGTAAGATTGAATACCGTTTGGACAAGACAAATATCATTCATGTTCCCGTAGGCAAGGTATCTTTTGGTTCCGAGAAGCTGGAAGAAAACTTCCAGACGCTGATGAGTGCTATCATAAAAGCAAAACCTTCCGCAGCAAAGGGTCAGTATTTAAAGAGTGTAGTTTTATCTACAACAATGGGCCCTGGTGTAAAGGTTAACCCTGCGAAAATTTCTGAGTAA